One segment of Corynebacterium atrinae DNA contains the following:
- the smc gene encoding chromosome segregation protein SMC has product MHLKSLTLKGFKSFASATTLKFEPGICAVVGPNGSGKSNVVDALAWVMGEQGAKTLRGGKMQDVIFAGAGDRQQLGRAEVTLTIDNSDGALPIEYSEVSLTRRMFRDGASEYEINGAKARLMDIQELLSDSGIGREMHVIVGQGRLAQILESKPEERRAFIEEAAGVLKHRRRKEKAQRKLIGMQANLDRLTDLTAELKRQLKPLARQAEAAQRAATVQATLRDARLRLAGDRVQRLRQEFEDADRRSRLLAEEVEELTERLEEATDVQVTLEGQLEEITPQAEEAQQLWFTLSTLAERVSATSRIAAERSANAGAQIAYAGQDPEALERRAAEAEEEFEQLTDTAEMARERLESIRDEVMDREEARREADAEHMAQVRAIADRREGVVRLIAAEESLANQVTGAEEDIARQEETLAETLARTTAAEAEVTEVSATLQELGGRREPLDEAHVRAASEAGAAEKRLEQLREQQRQRERAVYSLQARIDTLRQNAPTVSAAEKLGEWTALAELISSPEPRAVSAALGPHAEALTGQLSEGLLAELNDSTRTVLIDASDSGKPWRLDATLPAGVTWILDHVDVDKRILVAVNRLLADVVLTADLPTARKAVAQDPRLRAVTRDGVLCGQGWVQVGHGAATPVEVSAQIAEAEEELVSARAELEELSGTLAGASIAAEDARVDAAAKKAALREHDQSVLAWERDAARLRKQYEANRAEHQRAAERAAGADARLASLRDELAEVRDRLARVEDSAAPEEPSTVARDEATAALAQIKAMEMEASLALRTAEERANQAAGKGESLRRQAAHERQAKARHDEAMRRRRAAAELAESVEKHARDLAARVADATARAVTNRDELTQRRTAISTELARAKDKDSATRNQLARLTDNAHAGDIARSQAQVRIDEAESKIVEQLGVPIADLMADYTPGEDFNRPEEEKRLKQAEKDLTALGKVNPLALEEFKALEERYEFLSTQLDDVVQARKDLSGVIDEVDARILQLFTDAWHDVEAQFPHVFGTLFPGGEGRLILTDPDDLLTTGIDVEARPPGKKVKRLSLLSGGEKSLTALAMLVAIFKARPSPFYVMDEVEAALDDVNLRRLIALFEDLRKDSQLIVITHQKPTMDVANVLYGVTMRGDGITRVLSQRMSPHHEPR; this is encoded by the coding sequence GTGCATTTGAAGTCGTTGACGCTTAAAGGATTCAAGTCCTTTGCGTCTGCGACGACCCTGAAATTTGAGCCCGGTATCTGCGCGGTGGTCGGGCCGAACGGGTCGGGCAAGTCCAACGTGGTTGATGCGCTCGCCTGGGTCATGGGGGAGCAGGGGGCAAAGACCCTGCGTGGCGGGAAGATGCAGGATGTCATCTTCGCGGGGGCGGGGGATCGTCAGCAGCTCGGTCGCGCTGAGGTGACGCTGACCATCGATAACTCGGATGGCGCGTTGCCCATTGAGTACAGCGAGGTCTCGCTCACCCGTCGGATGTTCCGCGATGGCGCGAGCGAGTACGAAATCAATGGCGCCAAGGCCCGGCTTATGGACATCCAGGAGCTGTTGTCCGATTCCGGCATTGGCCGCGAGATGCACGTCATCGTCGGGCAGGGCAGGCTGGCGCAGATCTTGGAGTCGAAGCCGGAGGAGCGCCGTGCCTTCATCGAGGAGGCGGCGGGGGTGCTCAAGCACCGCCGCCGGAAGGAGAAGGCGCAGCGCAAGCTCATTGGTATGCAGGCGAATCTTGATCGCCTCACCGACCTCACGGCGGAGCTGAAGCGCCAGCTCAAGCCGTTGGCCAGGCAGGCGGAGGCGGCGCAGCGGGCGGCGACGGTCCAGGCCACGCTTCGCGACGCCCGCCTGCGACTGGCAGGCGATCGCGTCCAGCGACTGCGGCAGGAGTTCGAGGACGCGGACCGCCGGTCCCGCCTGCTCGCAGAGGAGGTGGAGGAGCTCACCGAGCGGCTGGAAGAAGCCACTGATGTGCAGGTCACGCTCGAAGGACAATTGGAGGAAATCACTCCGCAGGCCGAAGAGGCGCAGCAGCTGTGGTTTACCTTGTCCACGCTGGCGGAGCGGGTCTCCGCGACCTCGCGGATCGCGGCGGAACGCAGCGCCAATGCCGGTGCCCAGATCGCCTACGCCGGACAAGACCCGGAGGCGTTGGAGCGTCGCGCCGCGGAGGCGGAGGAGGAGTTCGAGCAACTCACCGACACCGCAGAGATGGCTCGCGAACGGCTGGAGTCGATTCGCGACGAGGTGATGGACCGGGAAGAGGCGCGTCGGGAGGCCGACGCCGAGCACATGGCGCAGGTGCGGGCGATTGCGGACCGTCGGGAAGGTGTGGTTCGCCTCATCGCGGCGGAGGAGTCCCTCGCCAACCAGGTGACTGGGGCTGAGGAGGACATCGCGCGCCAGGAGGAAACCCTCGCTGAGACACTTGCCCGCACCACTGCTGCCGAGGCCGAGGTGACGGAGGTGTCGGCCACGCTCCAGGAACTGGGTGGGCGACGGGAGCCATTGGACGAGGCGCACGTGCGGGCCGCGAGCGAGGCCGGCGCCGCCGAGAAGCGGCTTGAACAGCTCCGGGAGCAGCAACGTCAGCGGGAGCGCGCGGTGTATTCGCTGCAGGCGCGGATCGATACGCTGCGCCAGAACGCCCCAACCGTGTCCGCCGCCGAGAAACTAGGGGAGTGGACGGCCCTCGCCGAGCTCATCAGCAGCCCCGAGCCGCGCGCCGTCTCCGCTGCGCTGGGGCCACACGCCGAAGCCTTGACCGGCCAGCTCAGCGAAGGTCTGCTCGCCGAGCTGAATGATAGCACCCGCACCGTCCTCATCGATGCCAGCGACTCGGGCAAACCCTGGCGGCTCGATGCCACGCTCCCGGCCGGGGTGACGTGGATTCTGGACCACGTGGACGTCGATAAGCGAATCCTGGTGGCAGTCAACCGATTGCTTGCCGACGTCGTCCTCACCGCCGACCTGCCCACCGCCCGGAAGGCGGTGGCACAGGACCCGCGCCTGCGGGCCGTCACCCGCGACGGCGTGCTGTGCGGACAGGGGTGGGTGCAGGTCGGCCATGGTGCCGCGACCCCGGTCGAGGTCAGCGCGCAGATTGCGGAAGCAGAAGAAGAACTCGTGAGCGCTCGGGCGGAGCTGGAGGAGCTCTCGGGCACCCTCGCCGGTGCGAGTATCGCCGCGGAGGACGCACGTGTGGACGCCGCGGCGAAGAAGGCGGCGCTGCGCGAACACGATCAGTCGGTGCTCGCGTGGGAGCGCGACGCCGCGCGCCTGCGGAAACAGTACGAGGCCAACCGGGCGGAACACCAGCGTGCCGCCGAGCGCGCTGCGGGTGCCGATGCCCGTCTCGCCAGCCTGCGCGACGAACTTGCTGAGGTCCGCGATCGCTTGGCGCGGGTGGAGGATTCGGCTGCGCCGGAGGAGCCTTCGACGGTGGCTCGTGACGAGGCGACGGCGGCATTGGCACAGATCAAGGCCATGGAAATGGAAGCGAGCCTAGCGCTGCGCACCGCCGAGGAACGCGCCAACCAGGCGGCTGGCAAAGGGGAAAGCTTGCGCCGACAGGCCGCGCACGAGCGGCAGGCGAAGGCCCGACACGATGAAGCGATGCGACGGCGACGGGCGGCGGCTGAGCTGGCGGAGAGCGTGGAGAAGCATGCCCGTGACCTTGCGGCGCGGGTAGCCGACGCGACGGCGCGGGCGGTGACCAATCGAGATGAGCTGACCCAGCGGCGAACGGCGATCTCCACTGAGCTCGCGCGGGCGAAGGACAAGGACAGCGCCACCCGCAACCAGTTGGCTCGGCTCACCGACAATGCACATGCTGGCGACATTGCCCGTTCCCAGGCACAAGTGCGTATCGACGAGGCCGAGTCGAAGATCGTCGAGCAGCTCGGCGTGCCCATTGCCGATTTGATGGCCGACTACACCCCCGGCGAGGACTTCAACCGGCCGGAGGAAGAAAAACGCCTCAAGCAGGCAGAAAAGGATCTCACCGCCCTGGGCAAGGTCAACCCCCTGGCGCTGGAAGAATTCAAGGCGCTGGAGGAGCGCTACGAGTTCCTATCCACCCAACTCGACGATGTCGTCCAGGCCCGCAAGGACCTTTCCGGAGTTATTGACGAGGTAGACGCGCGGATCCTCCAACTCTTCACAGACGCCTGGCACGACGTCGAGGCCCAGTTCCCGCATGTCTTTGGCACACTCTTCCCGGGCGGCGAGGGCCGACTCATCCTCACCGACCCCGATGACCTCCTGACCACCGGCATCGACGTCGAAGCCCGCCCCCCAGGCAAAAAAGTCAAGCGGTTGTCGCTGCTCTCCGGCGGCGAAAAGTCCCTCACCGCCCTGGCCATGCTCGTCGCCATCTTCAAAGCGCGGCCGAGCCCGTTCTACGTCATGGACGAAGTCGAAGCGGCGTTGGACGATGTCAACCTGCGACGGCTTATTGCGCTCTTCGAAGACCTGCGCAAGGACTCGCAACTCATCGTGATCACACACCAAAAACCCACCATGGATGTGGCAAACGTTCTCTACGGTGTCACCATGCGCGGTGATGGAATCACCCGAGTTCTCAGTCAAAGAATGAGTCCACACCACGAACCTAGGTGA
- a CDS encoding acylphosphatase, translating into MADRLTAYVHGLVQGVGFRWWVRGEAIELDLTGSATNLPDGRVCVVAEGSGAQLEELLHRLQEKRSSHRRPGRVDRIAFKWSPAKGERGFTVE; encoded by the coding sequence ATGGCCGATCGTCTAACTGCTTACGTGCACGGCTTGGTGCAGGGCGTGGGCTTCCGCTGGTGGGTGCGCGGTGAGGCAATCGAGCTGGACCTCACCGGGTCTGCCACCAATCTTCCCGACGGCCGCGTCTGCGTCGTCGCGGAAGGTTCCGGTGCCCAACTCGAAGAGTTGCTCCATCGTCTGCAGGAAAAGCGCAGTTCCCATCGTCGCCCAGGTCGGGTGGATCGCATTGCTTTCAAGTGGTCCCCGGCGAAGGGTGAACGAGGGTTCACCGTCGAATAG